One region of Quercus lobata isolate SW786 chromosome 2, ValleyOak3.0 Primary Assembly, whole genome shotgun sequence genomic DNA includes:
- the LOC115957788 gene encoding UPF0057 membrane protein At4g30660-like, which produces MANGCEIFCEILIAILLPPLGVCLRHGCCSVEFWLCVLLTILGYIPGIIYALYVIVFLHRDEYFSEERRPLYASA; this is translated from the exons ATGGCAAATGGGTGTGAAATATTCTGCGAGATTCTGATCGCCATTTTGCTCCCTCCTTTGGGTGTTTGTCTCCGCCATGGTTGCTGCAGT GTTGAGTTCTGGCTCTGTGTGTTGCTGACTATTCTGGGTTACATCCCTGGAATAATATATGCTCTCTATGTCATTGTGTTTCTACATCGTGATGAGTACTTCAGTGAAGAAAGGCGTCCTCTTTACGCTTCCGCTTAG
- the LOC115957804 gene encoding UPF0057 membrane protein At2g24040-like, whose amino-acid sequence MVNRCEIFCEILIAILLPPLGVCLRHGCCTVEFWLCVLLTILGYVPGIIYALYAIVFVDRDQYFDEYRRPLYYSA is encoded by the exons ATGGTAAATCGCTGTGAAATCTTCTGCGAGATCTTGATCGCCATCTTGCTCCCTCCTCTGGGCGTTTGTTTACGCCACGGTTGCTGCACC GTTGAGTTCTGGCTCTGTGTGTTGCTGACTATTCTGGGTTACGTCCCTGGAATAATCTACGCTCTCTATGCCATTGTGTTTGTGGATCGTGATCAGTACTTTGACGAATACAGGCGTCCACTCTACTATTCCGCATAG